A stretch of the Poseidonibacter parvus genome encodes the following:
- a CDS encoding glycosyltransferase family 2 protein — MFNKEKNKIKKLKKRIEKSELFDKIYYLKEYRDVRLADILPIDHYVNYGIKENRKPNKDFDPIWYKEYYKDVEIDKIDSFSHYILFGKKENRFQNSEELRLSGSYNEKELNIAVIKEDLFSYVDEESYLLANPDISEAIENKIFQNASEHFNLYGAIEIKESKRRLGIEFPFFVENEYIRLNNDIKNALENQGIDSAFNHFIENGAKEFLALQRNIGGYYPFDLNSSLIEKIKLVFNEESYLDANIDIKNAVQNNDFQNGFEHFIQNGINEVRFGQRRIHNDLPIISESLYLLSNNDILEALKSNSIKSPYEHFLLFGISEILSGSRKIPGNKTYTYINPELTEDIKNQLEKFDYKPLISIVMPVYNVDTKWIHLAIQSLNNQWYKNWELCIVDDKSTKKETIEYLKTIDSDKIKIKFLEKNLNISGASNEALTLTSGGYILLMDNDDELTPDALYEIVKVINEKNADFIYSDEDKLEMDGLFTEPHFKPDYAPDMFLSQNYISHIGVIKKALIEKVGGWAIGLEGSQDYDLYLKVLEHTNNIVHIPKVLYHWRKIPGSTAAEYSDKSYAQEAGTKALNNAMKRRNIKAMASNGKYPGTYKVAYEIENNPLVSIVIPYKDKPELLKMCIESILDKSTYQNYEIIGISNNSEESETFDEMNRLKNLDNRIQFYEYNVPFNYSDINNHAVNTYANGEHILLLNNDIEIISERWIEEMLMHSQRKEVGCVGAKLYFPNEQIQHAGVIIGIGGIAGHSHKYFEREDPGYFSRLNLIQNFSAVTAACLMVKKEIFDEVKGLNEIDLKIAFNDVDFCLRVQEQGYKNIFTPYCEAYHHESISRGAEDNSKKIERFNKEIEFIKTRHKEFLKKGDPFYNVNLTLDHENFEVEG, encoded by the coding sequence ATGTTTAATAAAGAAAAAAATAAAATTAAAAAACTAAAAAAAAGAATAGAAAAAAGTGAACTATTTGATAAAATTTATTATTTAAAAGAATATAGAGATGTACGACTTGCAGATATTTTACCCATAGATCATTATGTTAATTACGGAATAAAAGAAAATAGGAAACCAAATAAAGATTTTGATCCTATTTGGTATAAAGAATATTATAAAGATGTAGAAATAGATAAAATTGATTCTTTTAGTCATTATATATTATTTGGTAAAAAAGAGAATAGGTTTCAAAATAGTGAAGAGTTGAGATTATCAGGAAGCTATAATGAAAAAGAATTAAATATTGCAGTTATAAAAGAAGATCTTTTTAGCTATGTAGATGAAGAAAGTTATTTATTAGCTAATCCAGATATAAGTGAAGCAATTGAAAACAAAATTTTTCAAAATGCTTCAGAACATTTTAATTTATATGGTGCGATTGAAATAAAAGAAAGTAAAAGAAGATTAGGAATAGAATTTCCATTCTTTGTAGAAAATGAATATATAAGATTAAATAATGATATTAAAAATGCTTTGGAAAATCAAGGTATTGATTCAGCATTTAATCATTTTATTGAAAATGGAGCAAAAGAATTTTTAGCATTACAACGAAATATTGGTGGATATTATCCTTTTGATCTAAATAGTAGTTTGATAGAAAAAATAAAATTAGTTTTTAATGAAGAATCATATTTAGATGCAAATATAGATATTAAAAATGCTGTTCAAAATAATGATTTTCAAAATGGTTTTGAACATTTTATACAAAATGGGATAAATGAAGTTAGGTTTGGACAAAGAAGAATACATAATGATTTACCTATTATTAGTGAATCTTTATATCTTTTATCTAATAATGATATATTAGAGGCATTAAAAAGTAATAGTATAAAATCTCCTTATGAGCATTTTCTTCTATTCGGTATTTCAGAGATCCTTTCTGGTTCAAGAAAAATACCTGGAAATAAAACATATACATATATAAATCCTGAATTAACAGAAGATATAAAAAATCAATTAGAAAAATTTGATTATAAACCTTTAATTTCAATAGTCATGCCAGTATATAATGTGGATACAAAATGGATTCACCTGGCAATACAATCTTTAAATAATCAATGGTATAAAAATTGGGAACTATGTATTGTAGATGATAAAAGTACAAAAAAAGAGACAATAGAATATTTAAAAACAATAGATAGTGATAAAATTAAAATTAAGTTTTTAGAAAAAAACTTAAATATTTCAGGAGCTTCAAATGAAGCACTAACCTTAACATCAGGAGGATATATACTACTAATGGATAATGATGATGAATTAACTCCAGATGCTTTATATGAAATAGTAAAAGTAATCAATGAAAAAAATGCAGACTTTATATACAGTGATGAAGATAAACTAGAAATGGATGGTTTATTCACAGAACCTCACTTTAAACCAGACTATGCACCTGATATGTTTTTATCACAAAATTATATAAGTCATATAGGCGTAATAAAGAAAGCTCTTATTGAAAAAGTTGGGGGTTGGGCTATTGGTTTAGAAGGATCACAAGATTACGACTTATATCTAAAAGTATTAGAACATACAAATAATATAGTTCATATCCCAAAAGTATTGTATCATTGGAGAAAAATTCCAGGTTCTACAGCAGCTGAATATAGTGATAAATCCTATGCTCAAGAAGCAGGAACAAAAGCACTTAATAATGCAATGAAGAGAAGAAATATAAAAGCAATGGCATCAAATGGTAAATATCCAGGAACTTATAAAGTAGCTTATGAAATAGAAAACAATCCTCTTGTAAGTATAGTTATACCATATAAAGATAAACCAGAATTACTAAAAATGTGTATTGAATCAATCCTTGATAAATCTACATATCAAAATTATGAAATTATAGGAATCAGTAATAACAGTGAGGAATCAGAAACTTTTGATGAAATGAATAGATTAAAGAATCTTGATAATAGAATTCAATTTTATGAATACAATGTACCTTTTAATTATTCAGATATTAATAATCATGCTGTTAATACTTATGCAAATGGTGAACATATACTTCTTCTAAATAATGATATAGAAATTATATCTGAACGTTGGATAGAAGAAATGCTAATGCATTCTCAAAGAAAAGAAGTTGGGTGTGTTGGTGCTAAGTTATACTTCCCTAATGAACAAATTCAACATGCTGGAGTGATAATAGGTATTGGAGGAATAGCAGGTCATTCTCATAAATATTTTGAGAGAGAAGATCCTGGATACTTTTCTAGACTTAATTTAATTCAAAATTTTTCTGCTGTAACAGCAGCTTGTCTTATGGTAAAAAAAGAGATATTTGATGAAGTAAAGGGACTAAATGAAATAGATTTAAAAATTGCCTTTAATGATGTTGATTTTTGTTTACGGGTACAAGAACAAGGTTACAAAAATATTTTTACACCATATTGTGAAGCTTATCATCATGAATCAATCTCTAGAGGAGCTGAAGATAATTCAAAAAAAATAGAAAGATTTAATAAGGAAATAGAATTTATAAAAACTAGACATAAAGAATTCCTTAAAAAAGGAGATCCATTTTATAATGTAAATTTAACATTAGATCATGAGAATTTTGAGGTAGAGGGATAA
- a CDS encoding methyltransferase domain-containing protein, with product MAHKEQIDFCEKVRELYPDYFKDTFVLDVGSLDINGNNQYLFERVKYIGVDIGEGKNVDIVQKAHELQFPEFTFDTIISTEMLEHDMYYEQSIKNMYRMLKSGGLFLFSCATEGRPEHGTRRSEPESAPLLQSDESWQDYYKNLVEDDIKITFGNDIEKYFYKYQFLVNKESHDLYFWGIKNGIYTKRNNLSHNIKNNHKELFNLLKFDEIYYLKQYLDIDKSIINPYEHFLNHGILEGRLPNKLAEDNSIFLNEIPFIKKILEYISELKNKLNIQKEENSNLNSTIQELSTQKDNLENEYNQKTQDIENLNKNMDEILNDLEIVKETKQLVIEEIEVEKEKNAKLVEENSNLNSTIQELSTQKDNLENEYNQKTQDIENLNKNMDEILNDLEIVKETKQLVIEEIEVEKEKNAKLVEENSNLNSTIQELSTQKDNLENEYNQKTQDIENLNKNMDEILNDLEIVKETKQLVIQEIEVEKEKNTKLVEENSSLTINIEELLSDIIHIKEMKK from the coding sequence ATGGCACATAAAGAACAAATTGATTTTTGTGAAAAAGTTCGAGAACTTTATCCTGATTATTTTAAAGATACATTTGTTTTGGATGTAGGTTCTTTAGACATCAATGGAAATAATCAATATTTATTTGAAAGAGTGAAATATATTGGAGTAGATATTGGAGAAGGTAAAAACGTTGATATAGTACAAAAAGCACATGAACTCCAATTTCCAGAATTTACATTTGATACAATAATTAGTACAGAAATGCTTGAACATGATATGTATTATGAACAAAGTATAAAAAATATGTATCGTATGCTTAAATCTGGTGGATTATTTCTTTTTTCATGTGCAACAGAAGGAAGACCTGAACATGGCACAAGAAGAAGTGAACCGGAATCAGCACCTTTACTTCAAAGTGATGAATCTTGGCAAGATTATTATAAAAATCTAGTTGAAGATGATATAAAAATAACTTTTGGAAATGACATAGAGAAGTATTTTTATAAATATCAATTTTTAGTAAATAAAGAAAGTCATGATTTATATTTTTGGGGAATTAAAAATGGTATCTATACAAAAAGAAATAATTTATCACACAATATAAAAAATAATCATAAAGAATTATTCAACTTGCTTAAGTTTGATGAAATTTATTATTTAAAACAATATTTAGATATTGATAAGTCTATAATAAATCCTTATGAGCATTTTCTAAATCATGGTATTTTAGAAGGAAGACTTCCTAATAAATTGGCAGAAGACAATAGTATCTTCTTAAATGAAATTCCTTTTATAAAAAAGATTTTAGAATACATCTCAGAACTAAAAAATAAGTTAAATATTCAAAAAGAAGAAAATTCGAATCTAAATTCTACAATCCAAGAGTTAAGCACTCAAAAAGATAATCTAGAAAATGAATATAATCAAAAAACACAAGATATAGAAAATCTAAATAAAAATATGGACGAGATATTAAATGATTTAGAAATAGTAAAAGAAACAAAACAATTAGTAATAGAAGAGATAGAAGTAGAAAAAGAAAAAAATGCAAAACTTGTAGAAGAAAATTCGAATCTAAATTCTACAATCCAAGAATTAAGCACTCAAAAAGATAATCTAGAAAATGAATATAATCAAAAAACACAAGATATAGAAAATCTAAATAAAAATATGGACGAGATATTAAATGATTTAGAAATAGTAAAAGAAACAAAACAATTAGTAATAGAAGAGATAGAAGTAGAAAAAGAAAAAAATGCAAAACTTGTAGAAGAAAATTCGAATCTAAATTCTACAATCCAAGAGTTAAGCACTCAAAAAGATAATCTAGAAAATGAATATAATCAAAAAACACAAGATATAGAAAATCTAAATAAAAATATGGACGAGATATTAAATGATTTAGAAATAGTAAAAGAAACAAAACAATTAGTAATACAAGAGATAGAAGTAGAAAAAGAAAAAAATACAAAACTTGTAGAAGAAAATTCGAGTCTAACTATAAATATTGAAGAGTTATTATCAGATATTATACATATTAAAGAAATGAAGAAATAG
- a CDS encoding glycosyltransferase family 2 protein: MIKKISKSILKFSYIVYKDTLRGDPFCIHKKAYRKYRQDGFKSMISRLDDEYKKTNNTNSKYLDQKKAYQNWIEENEEDIHLIEDLDYTPLISIITPTYNTEIKYLKEMIESVISQTYTNWELCIADDASTSSDTIDMLKDYETKYENIKVICRKENGHISEASNSALNLAWGEYLVLLDHDDTLSINALYEMTKKLNENKNLKLIYSDEDKIDEKGNRFDPHFKSGWNPDMFYSQNYLCHLVLLKKSIVDKIGGFRKGYEGSQDYDLLLRYLNEINYNEINRIEKILYHWRAIKGSTALNSKEKNYAHIAGLKVLKDYFSKKNENITVEGGLLANTYKVIYPIPEDQPKVTIIIPTRNKYTLLSKCINSIFEKTTYKNYEILVVNNGSNGPRILKYFEKIKNHDKIEILDYDKPFNYSAINNYAVKHASGEIITLLNNDVEVISKNWLTEMVSHAIREEIGAVGAMLYYDDDSIQHAGVILGIGGVAAHSHKYFKRNENGYFSRLKIIQNFSAVTGACIVVRKKLYEEVKGLNEENLKVAFNDIDFCLKLLKLGYKNLWTPYVELYHHESISRGKEDNPKKIKRFNTEVEYMKNMWGDYLIKDYYYNNNLCLIHENFGIKDR; this comes from the coding sequence ATGATAAAAAAAATATCTAAATCAATTTTAAAGTTTTCTTATATAGTATATAAAGATACTTTACGAGGTGATCCTTTTTGCATCCATAAAAAAGCTTATAGAAAATATAGACAAGATGGCTTTAAAAGTATGATAAGTCGTCTAGATGATGAATACAAAAAAACAAACAATACAAATAGCAAATATTTAGATCAAAAAAAAGCATATCAAAACTGGATAGAAGAGAATGAAGAAGATATTCATCTGATAGAAGATTTAGATTATACACCATTAATCTCAATAATCACACCCACATATAACACAGAAATAAAATACTTAAAAGAGATGATAGAATCAGTAATCTCTCAAACATATACAAATTGGGAACTATGTATAGCAGATGATGCTTCAACAAGTAGTGATACTATTGACATGCTAAAAGATTATGAAACAAAATATGAAAATATTAAAGTAATTTGTAGAAAAGAAAATGGCCACATATCAGAAGCTTCAAATAGTGCCTTAAATTTAGCATGGGGAGAATATCTAGTACTTTTAGATCATGATGATACCTTATCTATAAATGCCTTGTATGAAATGACTAAAAAACTAAATGAAAATAAAAACTTAAAATTAATATACAGTGATGAAGACAAAATAGATGAAAAAGGAAATAGATTTGATCCACACTTTAAATCAGGATGGAATCCTGATATGTTTTATTCTCAAAACTATCTATGTCATTTAGTTTTACTTAAAAAAAGTATTGTAGATAAAATAGGTGGATTTAGAAAAGGATATGAAGGAAGTCAAGATTATGATTTACTTCTTAGATATTTAAACGAAATAAATTATAATGAAATTAATCGAATAGAAAAAATACTATATCATTGGAGAGCAATTAAAGGCTCAACAGCATTAAATAGCAAAGAAAAAAATTATGCTCATATAGCTGGATTAAAAGTACTTAAAGACTATTTTTCTAAAAAAAATGAGAATATCACTGTAGAAGGTGGTCTACTAGCAAATACATATAAAGTAATATATCCTATTCCTGAAGATCAGCCAAAAGTAACTATAATAATTCCAACAAGAAATAAATACACTCTTCTAAGTAAATGTATCAATAGTATTTTTGAAAAAACAACTTATAAAAACTACGAAATATTAGTTGTAAATAATGGAAGTAATGGACCTAGAATATTAAAATACTTTGAAAAAATTAAAAATCATGACAAAATAGAAATACTAGATTATGATAAACCTTTTAACTACTCAGCTATAAATAACTATGCAGTAAAGCATGCATCAGGAGAGATTATTACTCTACTTAACAATGATGTAGAAGTCATCAGTAAAAATTGGCTTACAGAAATGGTATCACATGCTATAAGAGAAGAAATAGGAGCTGTTGGAGCTATGTTATACTATGATGATGATAGTATTCAACATGCTGGGGTTATTCTTGGTATTGGTGGAGTTGCAGCCCATTCGCATAAATATTTCAAAAGAAATGAAAATGGTTACTTTTCAAGACTTAAGATAATACAAAATTTTTCTGCTGTTACAGGTGCCTGTATTGTTGTAAGAAAAAAGCTATATGAAGAGGTAAAAGGATTAAATGAAGAAAATCTAAAAGTAGCTTTTAATGATATAGATTTTTGTCTTAAACTTCTTAAATTAGGATACAAAAACTTATGGACTCCATATGTAGAATTATACCATCATGAATCTATAAGTAGAGGGAAAGAAGATAATCCTAAAAAAATAAAAAGATTTAATACAGAAGTAGAGTATATGAAAAATATGTGGGGAGATTATCTTATAAAAGATTATTATTATAATAATAATCTTTGTTTAATACATGAAAATTTTGGAATAAAAGATAGATAA
- a CDS encoding polysaccharide biosynthesis/export family protein, with protein sequence MKIIFLILSLIYFSNALEIPSEENKKEEIILKDNKKIKIFGENLFNGEFSKSSQHRYNPDYLLNISDTINLKLWGAVDLDMKLTIDEQGNIFVPKVGAIKLLGVANKDLSEKIKKRLQKTYKDNVYIYANLDNFQPISVFVSGGAVKPGLYEGLSSDSILQFIDKAKGIAQNGSFRNISVLRDNNIISNVDLYQYLLNGRLDLLQFKTGDIINIEYLKGYITVDGDVQKPLKIETNGYLTINTIAKLVQPYTEASDIIISKFDISNEKTLNMYSINDKEVKVEANQHVKFVSNNNTKTIEIKIDGEHNGLKNIVVKKGTTLQELISTLNFSELSSKENINLYRQSVAKLQKELIDASLQELESSVLKTGSITTEESTIRVQEASSVLDFIKRAKEVEPKGRVVLNKNSDFSQIVLEDEDKIFIPKRNHVVTVQGEVKIPSSLSFVEDMSLENYLEQCGGLSSRADEDNILVIKQDGNVTTYDNSVFSNQIITIEPGDSVLVLGKLDSKSIPIIKSITQILYQIAVGAGVLVRL encoded by the coding sequence ATGAAAATAATATTTTTAATACTAAGTTTAATCTACTTTTCAAACGCACTTGAAATACCAAGTGAAGAAAATAAAAAAGAAGAGATAATACTAAAAGACAATAAAAAGATAAAAATCTTTGGAGAAAATCTTTTTAATGGTGAATTTTCAAAATCTTCACAACACAGATACAATCCTGATTATCTTCTAAACATATCTGATACTATCAACTTAAAACTTTGGGGTGCAGTTGATTTAGATATGAAGCTTACTATTGATGAGCAAGGTAATATTTTCGTACCAAAAGTAGGAGCTATCAAACTTTTAGGTGTAGCAAATAAAGACCTATCAGAAAAGATTAAAAAAAGACTTCAAAAAACTTACAAAGATAATGTATATATTTATGCAAACCTTGACAACTTTCAGCCTATATCAGTTTTTGTATCAGGTGGTGCTGTTAAGCCTGGACTTTATGAAGGATTATCTTCTGATTCTATTTTACAGTTTATAGATAAAGCTAAAGGAATAGCTCAAAATGGAAGTTTTAGGAATATCTCTGTTCTTAGAGATAATAATATTATTTCAAATGTAGATTTATATCAGTACTTACTAAATGGTAGATTAGATTTACTACAGTTTAAAACAGGTGATATTATAAATATTGAGTACCTAAAAGGTTACATTACAGTTGATGGTGATGTACAAAAACCACTAAAAATTGAAACAAATGGATATTTAACTATAAATACAATAGCAAAACTAGTACAGCCATATACAGAAGCTAGTGATATAATCATTTCAAAATTTGATATTAGCAATGAAAAAACATTAAATATGTATTCAATAAATGATAAAGAAGTAAAAGTAGAAGCAAATCAACATGTAAAGTTTGTATCTAATAACAATACAAAAACAATTGAAATCAAAATAGACGGTGAACACAATGGCCTTAAAAATATAGTAGTAAAAAAAGGTACAACACTTCAAGAGCTTATCTCAACACTAAACTTCTCAGAATTATCATCAAAAGAAAACATAAACCTATATAGACAAAGTGTAGCAAAACTTCAAAAAGAACTAATAGATGCAAGTTTACAAGAACTAGAATCATCAGTTTTAAAAACAGGTTCAATTACAACAGAAGAATCTACTATAAGAGTACAAGAGGCTAGCTCAGTGCTTGACTTTATCAAAAGAGCAAAAGAAGTAGAACCAAAAGGGCGAGTAGTCTTAAATAAAAACAGTGACTTCTCTCAAATAGTTCTAGAAGATGAAGACAAAATATTTATACCAAAAAGAAACCATGTAGTAACAGTACAAGGTGAAGTAAAAATACCTTCATCACTCTCTTTTGTAGAAGATATGAGTTTAGAAAACTATCTAGAACAGTGTGGAGGACTTAGCTCAAGGGCTGATGAAGACAATATCTTAGTAATAAAACAAGATGGAAATGTAACAACTTATGATAATAGTGTCTTTTCAAATCAAATTATCACAATTGAGCCAGGAGATAGTGTCCTAGTCTTAGGAAAGCTAGACTCAAAAAGTATTCCGATAATAAAAAGTATAACTCAAATACTGTACCAAATAGCAGTTGGTGCTGGAGTATTAGTAAGATTATGA
- a CDS encoding ABC transporter ATP-binding protein, whose translation MIELINATKYYETNIGKNYILDDVTFTIPSDKSIAILGSNGAGKSTLLRMLGGIDFPNKGTIRSKKRFSWPMGLSSGFQASMTGRQNVKFVCRIYGKDDNHMKEAIEYVNEFSGLGVYFDMPLKTYSSGMRSKLSFGMSLFFDFDYMLIDEVLAVGDPKFRNKAKDRLMEKIKKSNAIIVSHQMPILKEVCDVGIYLDSGKIQYFEDVQEAIDCYQK comes from the coding sequence ATGATAGAACTTATAAATGCCACAAAGTATTATGAAACAAATATAGGTAAAAACTATATTCTAGATGATGTTACTTTTACAATACCATCAGATAAAAGTATAGCAATCCTTGGTTCAAATGGCGCTGGAAAATCGACACTTCTTCGAATGTTAGGAGGAATTGATTTTCCAAATAAAGGCACAATTAGAAGTAAAAAAAGATTTTCATGGCCTATGGGACTTTCTAGTGGATTTCAAGCAAGCATGACAGGACGTCAAAATGTAAAGTTTGTATGTAGAATATATGGTAAAGATGATAATCATATGAAAGAAGCAATAGAATATGTAAATGAATTCAGTGGATTAGGTGTTTATTTTGATATGCCTTTAAAGACTTATTCTAGCGGTATGAGATCAAAATTAAGTTTTGGAATGAGTCTTTTCTTTGATTTTGATTATATGCTTATAGATGAAGTTCTTGCCGTAGGTGATCCAAAGTTTAGGAATAAGGCAAAAGATAGACTTATGGAAAAAATTAAAAAGTCTAATGCAATTATAGTTAGCCATCAAATGCCTATATTAAAAGAAGTTTGTGATGTAGGTATTTATCTAGATAGTGGTAAAATACAATATTTTGAAGATGTTCAGGAGGCAATAGATTGTTATCAAAAGTAA
- a CDS encoding ABC transporter permease: MFFNTNINFFNVIYALFLREIQTRFGSQKMGYFWAVVEPSVQILIFTFIHAAIGTSNSGYDIAVFIAVGFLSYNFFKNIMMMGMSAFDANKALFNYRQVRPIYTIISRILIEFLIFIFVSSFFLLIAWFFHFDFFPENLLNIILLLAWFALFGASLGLLFAIIVSFYETFKKIVNLTTMPLLFTSGLFYSLKDLPQVIIEILLYNPVLHFVEAIHANYINVLDDRYVDYTYMTLWTIVPLFLSLFIYLRSERKIITS, from the coding sequence TTGTTCTTTAACACAAATATTAATTTTTTCAATGTTATATATGCATTATTCTTACGAGAAATCCAAACGCGATTTGGTTCTCAAAAAATGGGTTATTTTTGGGCAGTTGTTGAACCATCTGTTCAGATATTAATTTTTACTTTTATTCATGCAGCTATTGGGACTTCAAATTCTGGATACGATATAGCAGTTTTTATTGCAGTTGGTTTTTTATCATATAACTTTTTTAAAAATATAATGATGATGGGTATGTCAGCTTTTGATGCTAATAAAGCTTTATTTAACTACAGACAAGTTAGACCAATTTATACTATAATCTCTAGGATCCTAATTGAATTTTTAATATTTATTTTTGTAAGCTCTTTCTTTTTACTTATCGCTTGGTTTTTTCATTTTGATTTTTTTCCTGAAAACCTTCTTAATATTATACTATTACTAGCTTGGTTTGCCCTATTTGGTGCTAGTTTAGGTTTACTTTTTGCAATTATTGTTTCATTTTATGAGACATTTAAAAAAATAGTAAATCTTACTACAATGCCATTGTTATTTACATCAGGATTATTTTATTCTCTTAAAGACTTACCACAAGTTATAATAGAAATATTACTTTACAATCCAGTACTTCATTTTGTGGAAGCAATACATGCAAATTATATAAATGTTTTAGATGATAGATATGTAGATTATACTTATATGACTTTATGGACTATAGTTCCACTATTTCTGTCTTTATTTATCTATTTAAGAAGTGAAAGAAAGATAATAACATCATGA
- a CDS encoding Fe(3+) ABC transporter substrate-binding protein: MIKKLALSAIILTSSLIASNNVNVYSSRHYDTDKQLFKMFEKNTGIKVKVIQAKDDALIKRMESEGKNSPADVFITVDAARIQRATEKKLFQPIQSDFLVKNIDSKLRDKDNQWFALTKRARMVTVRKDSKLSNSIKTYEELADPKYKGQIMVRSSSNVYNQSLMAAMIKHHGVEYATTWAKGVVANMARDPKGSDRDQARGINAGLGSIAIMNTYYLGKLANGSLSDKEVVENVNVIFPKFENGGTHVNISAAGVARYAKNKENAIKFIEFLLSKEAQEVFAKGNYEYPIIKGAEISPLVASWGKIQDDNVTINDLGKFNKDAVKALDVAGWK, translated from the coding sequence ATGATAAAAAAATTAGCACTAAGTGCAATAATATTAACAAGTTCATTAATAGCAAGTAATAATGTAAATGTATATTCGAGTAGACATTACGATACTGATAAACAATTATTTAAAATGTTTGAAAAAAACACTGGAATAAAAGTAAAAGTAATTCAAGCAAAAGATGATGCACTAATTAAAAGAATGGAAAGTGAAGGTAAAAATTCACCTGCTGATGTATTTATTACTGTTGATGCTGCAAGAATTCAAAGAGCAACTGAAAAAAAACTTTTTCAGCCAATACAATCAGATTTTTTAGTAAAAAATATCGATAGCAAATTAAGAGATAAAGACAATCAATGGTTCGCACTTACTAAAAGAGCTAGAATGGTTACAGTAAGAAAAGATAGCAAACTTTCAAATAGTATTAAAACGTATGAAGAGTTGGCTGATCCTAAATATAAGGGTCAAATTATGGTTAGATCTTCAAGTAATGTATATAACCAATCTTTAATGGCAGCAATGATTAAACATCATGGTGTTGAATATGCAACAACTTGGGCAAAAGGCGTGGTTGCTAATATGGCAAGAGATCCTAAAGGAAGTGATAGAGATCAAGCAAGAGGAATAAATGCAGGTCTTGGTTCAATTGCAATTATGAATACATATTACTTAGGAAAGCTTGCAAATGGAAGCTTATCAGATAAAGAAGTAGTAGAAAATGTAAATGTGATTTTTCCAAAGTTTGAAAATGGTGGAACTCATGTAAATATTTCTGCAGCTGGAGTTGCAAGATATGCTAAAAATAAAGAAAATGCAATCAAATTTATTGAATTTTTACTTTCAAAAGAAGCTCAAGAAGTGTTTGCAAAAGGAAACTATGAATATCCTATAATAAAAGGCGCTGAAATTTCACCACTTGTTGCATCTTGGGGAAAAATTCAAGATGATAATGTTACAATTAACGACTTAGGTAAATTTAATAAAGATGCTGTAAAAGCTCTTGATGTTGCAGGTTGGAAATAA